The Neobacillus sp. PS3-34 genome has a window encoding:
- the menD gene encoding 2-succinyl-5-enolpyruvyl-6-hydroxy-3-cyclohexene-1-carboxylic-acid synthase has protein sequence MNHQEALTAYTAAFVAELVNTGVTDVVVSPGSRSTPMALVMAEHPGLKIHIHVDERSAAFFALGMAKASLRPVAILCTSGTAAANYFPAIVEANLSRVPLIVLTADRPHELRDVGAPQAIDQINLYGKHVKWFAEMALPDNTGEMLRYARTVCARAAAVALQAPAGPVHLNFPFREPLIPKLDTDNLFLLEERPDSYVHVHNSEWTIGEAKFQEIAAMMANKENGIIVCGQLDDSRFAEAVTILAAKLQYPILADPLSQLRSGTHIHENIMDTYDTFLRNEDAKSVLKPDVIIRFGAMPVSKALGIFLKENHQAFQFVVDGGGGWRDPASISTDMIFCSETGFCKGVVRHIEGEHNSSFLDKWREINDLTKGHISIVKDFEDCSESRLFYQLADVLPENAAVFVGNSMPIRDLDSFFHNNEKNIRVLANRGANGIDGTISSALGAAVFLQPLYLIVGDLTFFHDLNGLLAAKLYNLDINIIIINNNGGGIFSFLPQAAHPKNFELLFGTPLDLDFEHVVRMYNGNFTRVKEWEHFVTAFKKQEAEKGLNVFEVVTNRDKSRDEHRNLWNSVSREISSWVNGEGK, from the coding sequence ATGAACCATCAAGAAGCATTAACAGCATATACAGCAGCTTTTGTAGCAGAGCTAGTGAATACCGGTGTAACGGATGTCGTAGTCAGTCCGGGATCAAGATCTACTCCCATGGCGCTTGTCATGGCTGAACACCCGGGCTTAAAGATCCATATTCATGTGGATGAGCGCTCTGCTGCTTTTTTTGCCCTGGGAATGGCTAAGGCATCTTTAAGGCCAGTGGCGATTCTATGCACTTCTGGAACGGCTGCTGCTAACTATTTTCCGGCCATCGTTGAAGCTAATTTATCACGTGTTCCCCTAATTGTCCTTACAGCCGACAGGCCTCATGAACTGAGGGATGTTGGCGCGCCGCAAGCGATTGATCAAATTAACCTTTACGGGAAACATGTGAAATGGTTTGCGGAGATGGCTTTACCGGATAACACCGGAGAAATGCTCCGATATGCCAGGACAGTTTGTGCTCGGGCGGCTGCTGTTGCCTTGCAGGCACCGGCAGGTCCCGTCCACCTCAACTTCCCATTCCGTGAACCTCTTATTCCGAAGCTGGATACTGACAATCTATTTCTATTGGAAGAACGGCCAGATAGCTATGTTCATGTACATAACAGTGAATGGACTATCGGGGAAGCCAAATTTCAAGAGATTGCTGCAATGATGGCTAATAAAGAAAACGGAATTATCGTGTGCGGCCAGCTGGATGACTCCCGGTTTGCTGAAGCAGTGACAATCCTTGCTGCAAAGCTGCAATATCCTATCTTGGCGGATCCGTTGTCCCAATTAAGAAGTGGTACGCATATCCATGAGAATATTATGGATACATATGATACTTTTTTACGCAATGAGGATGCAAAGTCAGTACTTAAGCCCGATGTCATTATCAGATTCGGTGCAATGCCTGTTTCGAAGGCTCTGGGCATTTTTTTAAAGGAAAATCATCAAGCATTCCAGTTTGTGGTAGACGGCGGAGGTGGCTGGAGAGATCCAGCTTCCATATCAACAGATATGATTTTCTGCAGTGAAACGGGGTTCTGCAAAGGGGTCGTGCGGCATATTGAAGGGGAGCATAATAGCAGCTTCCTTGATAAGTGGCGGGAAATAAATGATTTAACCAAAGGTCATATATCAATTGTAAAAGACTTTGAAGACTGCAGTGAAAGCAGGTTGTTTTACCAGCTTGCAGATGTCCTTCCAGAAAACGCTGCGGTATTTGTAGGAAACAGTATGCCAATCAGGGATCTAGATAGTTTTTTCCATAATAACGAAAAGAACATTAGAGTCCTGGCCAATCGTGGGGCAAATGGAATTGATGGAACCATTTCTTCAGCTCTAGGTGCCGCTGTTTTTTTACAGCCCCTTTATTTGATTGTGGGAGATCTTACATTTTTTCATGACTTAAATGGGCTCCTGGCAGCAAAGCTTTATAATTTGGATATTAACATTATTATTATCAACAATAATGGCGGGGGCATTTTCTCATTCCTTCCTCAAGCCGCGCACCCGAAAAATTTCGAGCTCCTTTTTGGCACCCCGTTGGATCTTGATTTCGAGCATGTAGTCCGGATGTACAATGGGAACTTCACAAGAGTAAAAGAGTGGGAACACTTCGTTACAGCATTTAAAAAACAGGAAGCTGAAAAGGGTTTGAATGTATTTGAAGTAGTGACAAATAGAGACAAAAGCAGGGATGAACATCGAAATTTGTGGAATTCTGTTTCCCGGGAAATATCCAGTTGGGTAAATGGAGAAGGAAAATGA
- the menH gene encoding 2-succinyl-6-hydroxy-2,4-cyclohexadiene-1-carboxylate synthase yields the protein MNIVVDGIDHHVELCGDGFPLLLLHGFTGSGSTWMPFCERWGRHSRLIMPDIIGHGKTDSPVELERYSIQSVARDLNEILNKLNVEKTDLLGYSMGGRLALTFALLYPDRVRKLVLVSASPGLSSENDREIRRMNDANLANFIIEEGVPAFVSRWESIPLFKSMEQLPQSVNAAIRAQRLQNSSNGLSNSLIGMGTGSQPSWWQHLKDLSCEVLLVTGSMDEKFCLIAENMQNMIKNVSWMSIIEGGHAIHVEKSEIFGTIVSEFLSNTY from the coding sequence ATGAATATTGTCGTTGACGGAATCGACCACCATGTAGAATTATGCGGAGACGGATTTCCACTTTTGCTTTTACACGGCTTTACAGGTAGCGGCTCTACATGGATGCCTTTTTGTGAGCGGTGGGGAAGGCATTCCCGCCTCATCATGCCTGATATTATCGGCCACGGAAAGACAGATTCACCAGTGGAATTGGAGCGATATAGTATTCAATCCGTGGCCAGGGATTTGAATGAAATCCTCAATAAGCTAAATGTGGAAAAAACCGATTTGCTTGGCTATTCGATGGGTGGCAGGCTTGCCTTGACATTCGCGCTTCTTTACCCTGATCGAGTCCGCAAGCTGGTCCTTGTCAGTGCGTCTCCAGGACTTTCTTCAGAAAATGATAGAGAGATTCGACGAATGAATGACGCCAATCTTGCTAACTTTATTATAGAAGAGGGAGTCCCGGCCTTTGTCAGCCGCTGGGAAAGCATCCCACTTTTTAAATCGATGGAGCAGCTTCCACAGTCCGTAAATGCAGCGATTAGAGCTCAACGTCTGCAAAATTCATCGAATGGTTTATCCAACAGTCTGATCGGAATGGGGACTGGCTCACAGCCCTCTTGGTGGCAGCATTTGAAAGATCTGTCTTGCGAGGTATTATTGGTAACCGGTTCAATGGATGAAAAGTTCTGCCTGATTGCCGAAAACATGCAAAATATGATTAAGAATGTGAGTTGGATGTCGATAATTGAAGGCGGTCATGCAATTCATGTGGAGAAATCAGAAATATTTGGTACAATAGTAAGTGAGTTTTTGTCAAATACATATTGA
- a CDS encoding DUF1540 domain-containing protein, translating to MAKDVLCEVNNCSYWAQGNKCSAEQIYVVSHTGMTADSQKETDCQTFEPQGH from the coding sequence ATGGCAAAGGATGTTTTATGTGAAGTGAATAATTGCAGCTATTGGGCTCAAGGAAATAAATGCAGTGCCGAGCAGATTTATGTAGTAAGCCACACAGGCATGACTGCTGATTCCCAAAAAGAAACTGATTGCCAGACCTTTGAACCTCAAGGTCACTAA